In one window of Aquipuribacter hungaricus DNA:
- a CDS encoding ferric reductase-like transmembrane domain-containing protein has translation MEWSADMRLWRAFGDAAIVLLLLSLAIGPVSRLHPRGVLLLPWRRQVGIWAAVMAVVHSVLIIDGWARWSVRRFLGYEFVPQLGREARMEPGFGLANLVGLVAVIWMVVLLATSSDRAVDFLGPQAWKWVHGGANVAFYLAILHSGYFLFVHYTESFHRAVPPPNWFGTPLLALAAGLLLLQWGTFWQTVAKRRHGRAGARA, from the coding sequence ATGGAGTGGTCGGCCGACATGCGCCTCTGGCGGGCGTTCGGTGACGCCGCCATCGTGCTCTTGCTGCTGTCGTTGGCGATCGGGCCTGTGTCGCGGCTGCACCCACGCGGGGTGCTGCTCCTGCCGTGGCGTCGTCAGGTAGGGATCTGGGCGGCCGTGATGGCGGTCGTCCACTCGGTTCTCATCATCGACGGGTGGGCGCGGTGGAGCGTCCGGCGCTTCCTCGGTTACGAGTTCGTCCCGCAGCTGGGTCGGGAGGCACGGATGGAGCCGGGGTTCGGCCTGGCCAACCTCGTCGGCCTGGTTGCGGTCATCTGGATGGTCGTCCTGTTGGCGACCTCGTCTGATCGCGCCGTCGACTTCCTGGGCCCGCAGGCGTGGAAGTGGGTGCACGGTGGCGCGAACGTCGCCTTCTATCTCGCCATCCTGCACTCGGGGTACTTCCTGTTCGTGCACTACACGGAGTCATTCCACCGTGCCGTACCGCCGCCGAACTGGTTCGGCACCCCGCTGCTGGCGCTGGCGGCCGGGCTGCTGCTGCTGCAGTGGGGCACGTTCTGGCAGACCGTCGCCAAGCGCCGGCACGGCCGCGCCGGCGCCCGAGCATGA
- a CDS encoding class E sortase — protein sequence MRAAQLVVRTVGELMITSGGLVLLFLVWQLVWTDVVADRSQARTTDALVEQWDADAQAAPLEPLGDDPTLVAPGDEASTPLAEPVLAALPSAALAVLHVPEFGNDYAVPVLEGTTAEVLKEGIGRYTGSADAGEVGNFALAGHRTTYGAPFNPIAELDLGDPVVVETADAYYVYTVVDTLIVDPNEVSVIAPVPGRPGETPTEAYLTMTSCHPMYSARQRYIVHAVLESTSARAEGPPAALTP from the coding sequence GTGAGGGCTGCCCAGCTGGTCGTACGGACCGTCGGCGAGCTGATGATCACCAGCGGCGGGCTCGTCCTACTGTTCCTCGTCTGGCAGCTGGTCTGGACCGACGTCGTCGCGGACCGCTCCCAGGCCCGTACCACCGACGCGCTGGTCGAGCAGTGGGACGCAGACGCCCAGGCCGCCCCTCTCGAGCCCCTCGGTGACGACCCGACCCTCGTCGCTCCGGGGGACGAGGCGTCGACCCCACTCGCGGAACCGGTCCTTGCGGCGCTGCCGTCCGCAGCCCTCGCCGTCCTCCATGTGCCCGAGTTCGGCAATGACTACGCGGTCCCGGTCCTCGAGGGGACGACGGCGGAGGTGCTGAAGGAGGGGATCGGGAGGTACACCGGCAGCGCCGATGCCGGGGAGGTCGGGAATTTCGCCCTGGCCGGGCACCGGACGACCTACGGCGCCCCGTTCAACCCGATCGCCGAGCTCGACCTCGGGGACCCGGTCGTCGTGGAGACGGCGGACGCCTACTACGTGTACACGGTCGTCGACACGCTCATCGTCGACCCCAACGAGGTGTCCGTCATCGCCCCGGTGCCTGGCCGTCCAGGCGAGACGCCCACAGAGGCGTACCTCACCATGACCAGCTGCCACCCCATGTACAGCGCCCGCCAGCGCTACATCGTCCATGCCGTCCTGGAGAGCACGAGCGCGCGGGCCGAGGGACCGCCAGCGGCGCTGACGCCCTGA
- the lgt gene encoding prolipoprotein diacylglyceryl transferase, with product MPTSLMLELAASPGIPSPSQGTWYVGIVPIRAYALFILAGIFVGGWLADRRWIARGGRPGTVVDVLTWAVPSGIVGARVFHVLTHLQDYTSPEDPLEFLRIWEGGLAIFGGLIGGALGAWYACRRRGIPLPAFADALAPGIAVGQAFGRWGNYFNQEIYGTPTTLPWGLRIDPENRPAAYPDAETFHPTFLYESLWSLTTAAVVIWADRRYRLGHGRAFALYLAMYGTARALLELLRTDEANLVLGLRVNQLVALLLVVAAAVYVMVSARLRPGREREVEPPDVDDPSVSTPTDGADGAPAPGTRGRAEAVPADPDDP from the coding sequence ATGCCCACGTCGCTGATGCTGGAGCTGGCCGCCTCGCCGGGCATCCCGAGCCCATCCCAGGGGACCTGGTACGTCGGGATCGTGCCCATCCGGGCGTACGCCCTGTTCATCCTCGCCGGCATCTTCGTCGGCGGATGGCTGGCCGACCGGCGATGGATCGCCCGGGGTGGCCGCCCTGGCACCGTGGTCGACGTCCTGACCTGGGCGGTCCCGTCGGGCATCGTGGGCGCGCGGGTCTTCCATGTCCTCACCCACCTGCAGGACTACACCAGCCCCGAGGACCCCCTCGAGTTCCTGAGGATCTGGGAGGGCGGGCTCGCCATCTTCGGCGGACTGATCGGCGGCGCGCTCGGCGCCTGGTACGCCTGCCGCCGACGCGGCATCCCCTTGCCCGCCTTCGCCGACGCCCTGGCCCCCGGTATCGCCGTCGGGCAGGCGTTCGGGCGGTGGGGCAACTACTTCAACCAGGAGATCTACGGCACGCCGACCACCCTGCCGTGGGGGCTGCGCATCGACCCCGAGAACCGGCCAGCGGCCTACCCGGACGCCGAGACCTTCCACCCCACGTTCCTGTACGAGTCGCTGTGGAGCCTCACTACCGCAGCCGTGGTCATCTGGGCTGACCGCCGCTACCGGCTCGGGCACGGCCGGGCGTTCGCCCTGTACCTGGCGATGTACGGCACCGCCCGGGCGCTGTTGGAGCTGCTCCGCACCGACGAGGCCAACCTGGTGCTGGGCCTACGGGTCAACCAGCTCGTCGCCCTCCTCCTCGTGGTCGCCGCCGCGGTGTACGTCATGGTGAGTGCCCGCCTGCGGCCGGGACGGGAGCGGGAAGTCGAACCGCCGGACGTCGACGACCCCTCCGTATCCACGCCGACGGATGGGGCCGACGGGGCCCCCGCACCGGGCACTAGAGGGCGTGCCGAGGCGGTCCCCGCGGATCCGGACGACCCGTGA
- a CDS encoding F510_1955 family glycosylhydrolase has protein sequence MSRAHGPTRALTRVGARAGSVGVLVVLLVGCAGEQDDGAASMSDPGMGHVHGVGVDPAGGDVLAATHTGLFALRDGWAPRRVADRWQDTMAFTVDGDRLLGSGHPDMRDDLPVHLGLIQSTDSGETWDAISLQGEADLHALSVNGQRVAAWDSVGAALLLSDDGGRTWTTGASLPSPAADLLLQEDGSLLITTAGGLLHSTDGQAVQPFEPPPPTTLAQVEQTPSSVLVGVDTDGAVWTLDGTWTSAGSLPGPPTAFAGVGDGTLVAATEQEVLRSPDAGATWQTVAAVGAGGS, from the coding sequence ATGAGCAGGGCCCACGGCCCGACCCGCGCCCTCACGCGGGTGGGCGCGCGGGCCGGTTCCGTGGGCGTGCTCGTCGTCCTGCTCGTCGGATGCGCCGGCGAGCAGGACGACGGCGCTGCGTCGATGTCCGACCCGGGGATGGGTCATGTCCACGGGGTGGGTGTCGACCCCGCGGGCGGGGACGTCCTCGCCGCCACACACACCGGGCTCTTCGCCCTGCGCGACGGGTGGGCTCCCCGACGCGTCGCGGACCGGTGGCAGGACACGATGGCGTTCACCGTCGACGGCGACCGCCTCCTCGGCAGCGGCCACCCGGACATGCGGGACGACCTGCCCGTCCACCTCGGCCTGATCCAGAGCACGGACTCCGGAGAAACCTGGGACGCAATCTCGCTGCAAGGCGAGGCGGACCTGCACGCGCTGTCCGTGAACGGGCAGCGGGTCGCCGCATGGGACAGCGTGGGAGCGGCCCTGCTCCTCAGCGACGACGGCGGGCGGACCTGGACGACCGGCGCCTCCCTGCCGTCCCCGGCCGCCGACCTCCTCCTGCAGGAGGACGGCAGTCTGCTCATCACCACCGCAGGAGGCCTGCTCCACAGCACGGACGGACAAGCGGTCCAGCCGTTCGAGCCGCCACCGCCGACCACGCTGGCGCAGGTGGAGCAGACGCCGTCGTCCGTCCTGGTCGGCGTCGACACCGACGGGGCGGTGTGGACCCTGGACGGGACCTGGACCTCGGCCGGGTCCTTGCCCGGACCACCGACGGCGTTCGCCGGGGTAGGCGACGGCACGCTGGTCGCCGCCACCGAGCAGGAGGTCCTCCGCTCCCCCGACGCAGGCGCCACCTGGCAGACGGTCGCCGCAGTCGGGGCAGGGGGCAGCTGA
- a CDS encoding DUF305 domain-containing protein, producing the protein MTESSDSGSDPAPTSSEEVEGSFNDADVSFAQGMLPHHRQAVEMAEMVQGRTDTPEVLQLAEEIAAAQGPEIQTMTAFLEAWGAEVPEEGINMGSEMEGMDHGGMEGMEGMAGMMSTEDMAAMESATGETFDRMFLEGMVVHHEGAVEMAQKELDSGENPSALALAQEIVDAQKSEISRMQDLLGAA; encoded by the coding sequence ATGACCGAGAGCTCGGACTCCGGCTCGGACCCCGCCCCGACCTCGTCCGAGGAGGTGGAGGGGTCGTTCAACGACGCGGACGTCTCCTTCGCCCAGGGGATGCTCCCCCACCACCGTCAGGCCGTCGAGATGGCGGAGATGGTGCAGGGCCGGACCGACACACCGGAGGTCCTCCAGCTCGCGGAGGAGATCGCCGCAGCCCAGGGCCCGGAGATCCAGACCATGACCGCGTTCCTCGAGGCGTGGGGAGCCGAGGTGCCCGAGGAGGGCATAAACATGGGCTCCGAGATGGAAGGGATGGACCACGGCGGCATGGAGGGCATGGAGGGCATGGCCGGGATGATGTCCACGGAGGACATGGCCGCGATGGAGTCCGCCACCGGTGAGACCTTCGACCGGATGTTCCTCGAGGGCATGGTCGTCCACCACGAGGGCGCGGTCGAGATGGCCCAGAAGGAGCTCGACTCCGGGGAGAACCCGTCGGCCCTCGCCCTTGCGCAGGAGATCGTCGACGCCCAAAAGTCGGAGATCTCGCGCATGCAGGACCTGCTCGGCGCGGCATGA